In the Salvelinus fontinalis isolate EN_2023a chromosome 34, ASM2944872v1, whole genome shotgun sequence genome, one interval contains:
- the LOC129833138 gene encoding hsp90 co-chaperone Cdc37-like: protein MTSRIDYSVWDHIEVSDDEDDTHPNIDTPSLFKWRHEARVERMDQFIKAGEDLEKGLAESKRKLTEAQKKTKNLSSSVTDDAKAELSKAQAEEKRLKKEERDWEKKLEDHRREEKKMPWSVDTLCKEGFSKSVMNVKPDVKEETEEQKEQKHKTFVEKYEKEIKHFGMMKRWDDSQKYLSDNPHLVCEETANYLVIMCIDLEVEEKKALMEQVAHQTIVMQFVLELAKSLKVDPRGCFRQFFAKIKTADQQYQDAFNDELESFKQRVRGRAKIRIERAMKEYEEEERQKRLGPGGLDPAEVYESLPEEMQKCFDEKDIAMLQTVITKLDPTEAKVHMKRCIDSGLWVPNSRADEGDDKEEDATYEELNKEMGEQKIE from the exons aTGACAAGTAGGATAGACTACAGCGTGTGGGACCACATTGAGGTTTCAGATGATGAAGATGACACTCATCCAAACATCGATACACCCAGCCTTTTCAAATGGAGACACGAG GCGCGTGTGGAACGAATGGACCAGTTCATAAAGGCTGGTGAGGACCTGGAGAAGGGGCTAGCTGAATCTAAGCGCAAGTTGACTGAAGCACAGAAGAAGACAAAGAATCTGTCCAGTTCAGTCACGGATGATGCCAAAGCCGAGCTGAGCAAGGCACAGGCCGAGGAGAAGAGGCTGAAGAAGGAGGAGCGAGACTGGGAGAAGAAACTGGAGGACCATCGGCGGGAAGAGAAGAAGATGCCATGGAGCGTAGACACACTCTGCAAGGAGGGCTTCAGCAAG agtGTTATGAACGTTAAgccagatgtgaaggaggagacCGAGGAGCAGAAAGAGCAGAAACACAAGACCTTTGTGGAGAAGTATGAGAAAGAGATCAAACACTTTG GTATGATGAAACGCTGGGATGACAGCCAGAAGTACCTATCAGACAACCCTCACCTTGTGTGTGAGGAGACGGCCAACTACCTAGTCATCATGTGCATTGacctggaggtggaggag AAGAAAGCACTGATGGAGCAGGTGGCCCACCAGACCATAGTGATGCAGTTCGTCCTGGAGCTGGCTAAGAGCCTAAAGGTGGATCCCCGCGGTTGCTTCCGTCAGTTCTTCGCCAAGATAAAG ACTGCAGATCAGCAGTATCAGGATGCCTTCAATGATGAGCTGGAGTCCTTTAAGCAGAGGGTGCGCGGCAGGGCCAAGATCCGCATTGAGAGGGCCATGAAGGagtacgaagaggaggagagacagaaacgcCTGGGGCCCGGAGGACTGGATCCTGCCGAGGTGTATGAGTCCCTACCTGAG gagatgcagaaatgttttgacgAGAAGGACATTGCAATGTTGCAGACTGTCATCACTAAGCTGGACCCAACG GAGGCTAAGGTCCACATGAAGAGATGCATTGACTCTGGCCTCTGGGTCCCTAACTCACGGGCAGACGAGGGAGATGACAAGGAGGAAGACGCTACTTATGAAGAGCTGAATAAGGAGATGGGTGAACAGAAGATAGAATGA